One window from the genome of Salvia miltiorrhiza cultivar Shanhuang (shh) chromosome 7, IMPLAD_Smil_shh, whole genome shotgun sequence encodes:
- the LOC130995959 gene encoding cytosolic sulfotransferase 12-like: MQIKPKMPSETSPATPEYLQQEESVGEEVNELISRLPKEKGWLTAHLYQYQGFWYPVRHLAGVLACQKHFLSEDNDIFLVSTPKSGTTWLKAIVFALVNRSRFPTKPHPLTASNPHDLVPFLEINHYVDGRIPDLSSSPSPRLFSTHLPLLSLPESVGRSHACKIVYLCRNPKDIFVSLWHFTNGLKPLHSPPNSMADVVDMFLRGVSLFGPCWDHALHYWNLCKEDSGRVMFVRFEEMKERPKAQLRRLSEFLGCPFSAAEEEAGAVEEILRLCSFENLSDLEVNRSGRLSSGEENRVFFRRGVVGDWRNYLDDETAARFDRIAEEKFRGSGLVL, encoded by the coding sequence ATGCAAATTAAACCAAAAATGCCATCAGAAACGAGTCCAGCAACTCCAGAATATCTGCAGCAAGAAGAAAGCGTAGGTGAAGAAGTGAACGAGCTGATCAGCAGACTCCCGAAAGAAAAGGGGTGGCTGACCGCTCACCTCTACCAATATCAAGGCTTCTGGTATCCCGTCCGCCACCTCGCCGGCGTCCTCGCCTGCCAAAAGCACTTCCTCTCCGAAGACAACGACATCTTCCTGGTGTCCACCCCCAAATCCGGCACCACCTGGCTCAAGGCCATCGTCTTCGCCCTCGTCAACCGCTCCCGCTTCCCCACCAAGCCCCACCCCCTCACCGCCTCCAACCCCCACGACCTCGTCCCCTTCCTCGAGATCAACCACTATGTCGACGGCCGGATCCCCGACCTCTCCTCCTCCCCCTCGCCGCGCCTCTTCTCCACGCACCTCCCGCTCCTATCCCTGCCGGAATCCGTCGGGAGGAGCCATGCATGCAAGATCGTCTACCTCTGCCGGAACCCTAAGGACATTTTCGTCTCGCTCTGGCACTTCACCAACGGCCTCAAGCCGCTCCACTCTCCGCCCAACTCCATGGCCGATGTTGTAGACATGTTTCTACGCGGCGTGAGCTTGTTCGGGCCGTGTTGGGACCACGCGCTTCACTATTGGAATCTTTGCAAGGAGGATTCCGGCAGGGTGATGTTCGTGAGGTTCGAGGAGATGAAGGAGCGCCCCAAGGCTCAGCTGCGGCGCCTCTCCGAGTTCCTGGGATGCCCTTTCTCCGCCGCCGAGGAGGAGGCCGGCGCCGTCGAGGAGATATTGCGGCTCTGCAGTTTTGAGAACTTGAGCGACCTCGAGGTTAATCGGAGCGGGAGGCTGTCGTCCGGCGAGGAGAATAGGGTGTTCTTCCGCCGTGGAGTCGTCGGAGATTGGAGGAATTATTTGGATGACGAGACGGCCGCCAGGTTTGATCGGATTG